Proteins encoded by one window of Burkholderia plantarii:
- a CDS encoding PepSY-associated TM helix domain-containing protein, giving the protein MNAPESIEPTLPTGIATRYASVARALDETELAARRQRSRRATFIKWLRKVHGWVGLWGAVLGLMFGVTGFVMNHRAGPLRISPGLPQVSEVQLTLPGAPPATPAKLEAWLRQQLQFDNGRSRIRKEAAQPVEWGDRSVVQPEHWQIMLFRPGANVTAEYWVGSRTVALKRNDNSLMMTLTNLHRGVGMSLVWVLVMDTIAGSMILLSLTGVLLWTELNKRRTIAVVLIGASIAAALFAGLSS; this is encoded by the coding sequence GTGAACGCGCCAGAATCGATCGAACCGACCTTGCCGACCGGCATCGCGACGCGTTATGCGTCCGTCGCGCGCGCCCTCGACGAAACGGAACTCGCCGCCAGGCGGCAGCGCTCGCGGCGCGCGACGTTCATCAAGTGGCTGCGCAAGGTCCACGGCTGGGTCGGCCTGTGGGGCGCGGTGCTCGGCCTGATGTTCGGCGTGACCGGCTTCGTGATGAACCACCGCGCCGGGCCGCTGCGGATCTCGCCGGGCCTGCCGCAGGTGAGCGAGGTGCAGCTGACGCTGCCGGGCGCGCCCCCCGCCACGCCCGCGAAGCTCGAAGCATGGCTGCGGCAGCAGCTGCAGTTCGACAACGGCCGCAGCCGGATTCGCAAGGAGGCCGCGCAGCCCGTCGAATGGGGCGATCGCAGCGTCGTGCAGCCCGAGCACTGGCAGATCATGCTGTTCCGCCCCGGCGCGAACGTGACCGCCGAGTACTGGGTCGGCAGCCGGACCGTCGCGCTCAAGCGCAACGACAATTCGCTGATGATGACGCTGACCAACCTGCATCGCGGCGTCGGGATGAGCCTCGTCTGGGTGCTGGTGATGGACACGATCGCCGGCTCGATGATCCTGCTCTCGCTGACGGGCGTGCTGCTCTGGACCGAACTCAACAAGCGCCGCACCATCGCCGTGGTGCTGATCGGCGCGTCGATCGCGGCGGCGCTGTTCGCGGGGTTGTCGTCTTGA